A genomic stretch from Kogia breviceps isolate mKogBre1 chromosome 1, mKogBre1 haplotype 1, whole genome shotgun sequence includes:
- the ERRFI1 gene encoding ERBB receptor feedback inhibitor 1 produces MSMAGVAAQEIRVPLKTGFLHDGQALGSLKACWGGRGEFENGFLNIDPITMAYSLNSTAQEHLTSIGRVSRSAPTNGSHFPEHGPSAKARLPPLVIPPSEGWGQPEEDRVACGLRRLAVNGLGVPTPPLTPVKTPPALLPGGAPCERGSRPLPPLPISEDLPLDEADCEVEFLTSSDTDFLLEDCALSDFRPDGPGRRSFRGCGQINYAYFDTPAVSSADLSQAHDQAAGGTRASPPPSQAHRRLRRSHSGPAGSFHKPAIRISSYVHRASPNSDDDKPEVPPRVPIPPRPAKPDYRRWSAEVTSSTYSDEDRPPKVPPREPLSRSNSRTPSPKSLPSYLNGVMPPTQSFAPDPKYVSSKALQRQHSEGAAGKVPCILPIIENGRKVSSTHYYLLPERPPYLDKYEKFFREAEETHASTPIQPLPADGGVFSAPEKLDSKPRVDLAGHAKRRHFSYVVSP; encoded by the exons ATGTCCATGGCCGGCGTCGCTGCTCAAGAGATCAGAGTCCCGTTAAAAACTGGGTTTCTGCATGATGGCCAAGCCCTGGGGAGCCTGAAGGCCTGCTGGGGGGGCCGCGGCGAGTTCGAGAA CGGCTTTTTGAACATCGACCCCATAACCATGGCCTACAGTCTGAACTCGACGGCGCAGGAGCACCTAACGTCCATAG GGCGCGTTTCCAGGTCTGCTCCGACGAACGGCAGCCACTTTCCGGAGCACGGCCCCTCCGCCAAGGCCCGCCTGCCCCCTCTCGTCATCCCCCCGAGCGAAGGCTGGGGGCAGCCGGAGGAGGATCGGGTGGCGTGTGGATTGAGGAGGCTGGCAGTGAACGGGCTCGGTGTCCCCACGCCCCCGCTCACCCCCGTCAAGACGCCCCCGGCCCTCCTCCCTGGCGGGGCTCCCTGCGAGCGGGGCTCCCGGCCGCTGCCGCCCCTGCCCATCTCCGAGGACCTCCCCCTGGACGAGGCGGACTGCGAGGTCGAGTTCCTGACCAGCTCGGACACGGACTTCCTTCTAGAAGACTGCGCGCTCTCCGACTTCAGACCCGACGGCCCCGGCAGGCGCAGCTTCCGTGGGTGCGGACAGATCAACTACGCGTATTTCGACACCCCGGCCGTCTCGTCCGCGGATCTCAGCCAGGCGCACGACCAGGCTGCCGGGGGGACGCGTGCCAGCCCCCCTCCGTCCCAGGCCCACCGGAGACTGCGGAGGTCTCACTCGGGCCCCGCAGGGTCCTTTCACAAGCCGGCCATCAGGATCTCCAGCTACGTGCACAGGGCTTCTCCCAACTCCGACGACGACAAGCCCGAGGTGCCCCCCCGGGTCCCCATCCCTCCCCGGCCGGCCAAGCCGGACTACAGAAGGTGGTCGGCCGAAGTCACTTCCAGCACCTACAGCGACGAGGACAGGCCCCCCAAAGTCCCGCCGAGAGAACCCTTGTCCCGGAGTAACTCCCGCACCCCGAGCCCCAAAAGTCTCCCGTCTTACCTCAACGGGGTCATGCCGCCCACGCAGAGCTTTGCCCCCGACCCCAAGTACGTGAGCAGCAAAGCCCTGCAGAGACAGCACAGCGAGGGGGCCGCCGGCAAGGTCCCCTGCATCCTGCCCATCATTGAGAATGGGAGGAAAGTGAGCTCGACGCATTATTACCTGCTCCCTGAGAGGCCGCCCTACCTGGACAAATACGAAAAGTTTTTTAGGGAAGCAGAAGAGACACACGCGAGCACCCCcatccagcccctccctgccGACGGCGGTGTCTTTTCGGCCCCAGAAAAGCTGGACTCGAAACCAAGGGTGGATCTGGCAGGCCACGCGAAGCGCAGACATTTCTCCTACGTGGTTTCCCCTTAG